The sequence below is a genomic window from Synechococcus sp. PCC 7335.
CCGGTTGTACCAACCTCGATTCGAGTACCCCGCGGTAGGACTGGACTCGGTGTTGCCATACCCCAGTGGAACCCGCGTCCAGGAGCCTCTTGAGCACGGGCGAACGGAGAACCAATCATCACCCCATCAGCACCAGAAGCAATACACTTACAGATATCGCCGCCTGTCACCAAACCGCCATCCGCGATAATTGGCACATAGCGACCTGATTCTTTCTGATAATCGTCCCTAGCAGCAGCACAGTCAGCTACAGCCGTCGCTTGTGGCACACCTACACCTAGCACGCCTCTAGAGGTACAAGCAGCGCCAGGACCAATTCCCACTAGCACCCCTGCAGCTCCCGCTTTCATCAGCTTTAGAGTGACTTCATACGTTACACAATTACCTAACAGTACCGGAATTGGCATTTCCTCACAGAAGCTAACTAGATCAAGCGGTGTGACTGCCTTAGGCGATAAGTGGTCGGTAGAAACCACTGTCGCCTGCACAAACACAAGATCTGCCCCTGCCTCAGCGACAGTTTTGCCAAACTTAACTGCGCCTGCTGGCGTTAGGCTAACAGCGGCAATACCCTCTTGAGCTTTGATCTCTTGAATGCGTTTTGTGATCAAATCAGCTCGTACTGGCTGAGCATAAAGTTCTTGCATCAATGGTACGAACTCGGTCTTACCAACAGAGGCGATCCTATCGAGAATGGGATTAGGATTGTCATAGCGGGTCTGAATCCCCTCTAGATTGAGCACACCTAACGCTCCCAACTTAGAGAGTTCAACCGCCATTTTGACATCGACGACCCCGTCCATCGCGCTGGCAATGATAGGTATCTCTCTGGTAATGCCGCCGATTTGCCAGCTAGTGTCAGCAAGCTGTGGATCTAGGGTTCTTGCCCCAGGCACCAAGGCAATTTCATCAATTCCGTATGCGCGACGCGCTGTTTTACCACGACCAATTTTAATATCCACGTCCGTACTTGTCCCTAGGAAGCATCTAGCTAGCCTATCAAAGAAAGAATTGGATTGCGCAAGAGTGTTCGGCAGTCTTTAACTAATCTCTGGCGGTGGCTCTCAAGAGTCGCAAAGAGAGTAGCAAAGCCAGCGGGATAAACCAGTAGAATGCTTGCATCCTCTTCATTCGCTTTAATTAAACCTTGTGAATATTTCGTCCCTTAAGTTTTTCAAGAATCTAAGAGCAACCAACCGCCAGTTTGCGGTCATTGGGCTAGGACGCTTTGGTAGAGCAGTTTGCTTGACGCTGCACGGCATGGGTTACGAAGTAATGGGTATAGATTCAAACGAAAGTCGAGTTGCCCAAGTATTAACTGACCAAATTGCTGCTCACGCGATTCAGTTAGACTCTACCCAGCCGTCAGCGCTGCTAGAAGCAGGCATTCCTGATTTCGATACGGTGATTGTCGCTATCGGCAACTACGTACAAGAGAGCATTATCACTACGCTTAATGTGAAGGAGGCAGGTGTGGCTAACGTGGTTGCTAAAGCGTCTTCAGAGATCCATGGCAAGCTACTCGTTAGGGTTGGCGCTGACCATGTGGTCTTTCCGGAGCATGAAATGGGTTGTGAATTAGCCCGCTCATTGACTCGTCCTGGCATCCTAGATCGCTTTGAGCTTGATCCTGACCACAGCATCGTAGAAGTGGTGGTGCCCCAAAGTTTTGATGGTAAAACCATTATGGAGGTAGACCTGCGTAATCACTACGGTCTGACGCTGATGGCTATCAGCAAAGAAGACATGAAAGACGACCACGATAAATTTACAATCAACCCCAGTCCAGTAACGCGACTAAAAGGTGGGAGCTTGATGGTGGTGATTGGCGATAATGCGGGCATCGATAAGCTACCGATGTAGAAGCGGCAAGATGATACGGAGATTGATGTAGAGACGAACGCATGAGAATTATTGGCCTGATGAGTGGCACGTCGGTTGATGGAATCGATGCGGTGCTGACCGAGATAACTGGCGAAGGCTATGAAATTGAGGTGGAGCTAGTCAAGGGAATTACGTATCCTTACTCAGATAATGTGCGATCGCAGATCTTAGCTATCTGTGCTAATCAGCCAGTTACCCTAATGGAGCTAGCCGCACTAGATGATGCGATCGCCCAGCAGTTCATTCAGGCAATTCGAGCACTAGAAAGTGACCTAACCTCTATTGACCTCATTGGTTCCCACGGCCAGACTTTATACCACCGCCCGCCTAGCAATAGTCAGCTTGGCTACACTCAGCAACTCGGACGCGGGGACCACATTGCCGCTGCTACTGGCTGTATGACGATCAGCAACTTTCGCGTTGCTGATATTGCTCTAGGTGGCCAAGGAGCACCGCTCGTCCCGCTCATCGATGCCTGTTTACTTAGTCAATTAGAGAATGATGTTGCTGTTCAAAACATAGGCGGCATTGGCAACGTAACCTACCTGCCCGCTTGGGATCGAGGGGCTAAACGAGAAGATTTGAAGCCGGAATCAGCACCCAAAAATATTATGGGCTGGGATACTGGTCCGGGTAATGCACTGCTTGACTGGGCGGTAACAACGCTTTCTAATGGGGAAAAATCATACGATCAGCATGGTGAATGGGCTGCTCAGGGGAGATCAAATCAGTCATTGATAGATCAATGGCTACAGCAGTCATATTTTCAGCTAGCGCCTCCTAAGTCTACAGGCCGTGAACTATTTGGCGCAGACTATGCGCGGCAGTGTTGGCAAATAGCACGAAGCCAGAAATTAAGCCCTGAAGACTTCCTGGCGACGCTGACCGATTTTACCGCGGCGACGGTTGAGCTGAGCTATCGGCAGTTTTTACCGCAATTACCCAAAGAGGTTCTAATTGGCGGCGGGGGCAGCCGGAATCGCTTCTTGATGGAGTGCCTAGAGCGGCGTTTGCCAGAATGCAAGGTGCATTCAACTGATGATAGACACATAGATGCGGATTACAAAGAGGCGATCGCATTCGCGGTCTTAGCCTACTGGCGCTGGCATGGTATTCCTAGCAACTTACCAAGTGTGACAGGAGCCTCGAGATCGTGTCTGCTTGGCGAGATCTGGGAACCTTAATCTCGCTACGTGGTTCAATCTCGCAGGCGCATGACTACGCAAAACCGACGGTCTGCCTTTTTACCGCAGCATAGTGAGCTTGACCAAAAAGGTAGCTGGATAACGCCAGAATTATTTGTGCAACGCGATTGGGACATCAAAGATAGACTGCATCGCACTAGGTTTGAGACACGCCAAGAAGCAAGTCAACGCAGGTATTACTTCTTAGGTAGGGTAACGTCAGCTCGCTATCTCAGCAGTGCATGGAGGCAGCAACTGCCAGACAGTTGCCATGATTGATTCAAACGCTGGGCGCACAGTTTGCGATCGCTATGAACTCATAGAAACTATTGGTCAAGGCTCAATGGGCAGAGTCTACCTAGCTAGTGACTCGCTCCTAGGCGGGATACCAGTAGCTGTCAAATTTTTGTCGCAAACGCTGTTGAACGAAAACATGCGAATGCGGTTCTTACGTGAGGCAATGACCTGCGCACAGCTCGGTCAAAGGAGTATTCACGTAGTTCGAGTCACTGATTATGGTGTCAACGAAGACGAAGTGCCCTTCTATGTGATGGAGTATCTCAAGGGTAATAACATCGGCCAAGTGATTCAAAAAAAGCCTTTACCCGTACCCCGTTTTCTTGGGTTAACCCGTCAGATTCTATTAGGCCTAAAGACAGCGCACAGCGGCATTTCAGTCGACGGCAAAGTTGTGCCTATCATTCACCGCGATATCAAACCTAGCAATATACTAGTCACCATCGACCCTTCGATAGGTGAGCTGGTTAAGATTCTTGATTTTGGAATCGCTAAGCTGCTGCAAGAGGGTGACGAGCAGACAAGCACTTTCATGGGAACGTTGGCCTACGCTTCTCCAGAGCAGATGGAAGGTCGCAAGCTAGATAATCGCTCAGACATCTACAGTCTAGGAGTGATGATGTATCAGATGCTAGCTAGCAAGCTGCCCGTCACACCGGGTAACAATACGTTCGGGAGCTGGTACAAAGCTCATAGGCTAACAGAACCAGAGCCTTTGATCAAAGCGTATAGGATTCCTAAAGAACTTAATGATGTAGTCATGGCTTGTCTCTCAAAACGACGAGCAGATAGACCTTCGACAGTAAGCGACATCATAGAAGCACTTTCTCCTTTAGAAAAGCGCTTTGGATCTAGCTTTCAAATTTCTCAAAGAATTAGCACTACACTTTCTAAACTTCCGATTGCCCAAAGGGACAGTCCACTCCCGGTAGGAGTAACCATTGCTAGACCCCTTCTTAGCAATGAATTAGATCTTCCATCAGCGCCTACCAAAACCGCTAAAGCAGGCAATTTGCACGATGCTCTAAACCAATCACCAGAAGCTATACCTATAGATGACCTAGAAGCAGCTTCTCAGAATCACCCAAAGCCTACACGCTCACCTAATGAACAGTTTTACCTAGAGCAAAAGTGGCCCGCTGAGATACCGATTGCACAAGTCGTTTTCCCTCGCCTTCTGAGTCAGGCAGGCGAGACTGCGGCTACGCTGTGGGCAATGATGCCGAATGCTGAAATCGAAAAGCGTATTCGCAATACTCGTTACAACAACTTTATATGTGCTATGACACCCCATCCTATGGTGCTATGGCTAAGTGCGTTCTACAACCGAAATGATGGTCCTCGTTGGATGCCATGCTATTTAGATCTGAAAAAAGCCACTTCTCAGGCAATTCTGTGGCAGCTTACCCAAAACCGACAGTATCAAATTCTCTTCTTCACGCTGGAATCCCCCCACCATTGCTCTCGGGTTAAAAAGTTTAATGTCGCAACTAGTCAGCTCAAGCTGCTACAAAATTGGGCAGTAAGCGCTCGTCAGACCGCATCAATTGGTAGCCCAGCAGAAACTAAAGCGCTATTGAGGCGCGAGCTAGATAACAACTTGAAGCCTAAAGTCACGATGAATTTTGAAGCTATGCACTCCGAGAAGCAGCCTGCTATGGATGCATCCCTAAGCTTTCTTAAGTAGCTTAGGAATACCTTAGGGTCAGTGGGCTATCGGTAGCTATAACAGCTTTCTAGCCGCCATAGCGAGGAAAATGAACGATGGGATGCCAGGAGGCTCGCAACATAGCGCTGGTGAAGCTGGGAACAGTGAGCTTTAGCAAGCCTTTGCTCTTGCCAGTGCACACAGCGATCGCACTGATATCATGCACCTCACCTGACTTCAATATCTCCTCAACAGGGCTGCCCAAGCGCACTTCGGTTTCAATCTGACTACCTAATCCTCGTAGCTGTGCAGCGACTTTTTCTAGTTTTGACTTGGCTTCTTTAGTAAGGTCACTACTAGGAATTCTTCCACCACCGTCTATCACCCAGCTTAGTAGACAAGTTTGTGTTGCACACCCTGGATCAGCTTGAATTCTGGTTTTGACTTCATCGACTAGGTGGTCTGCGCTCTCGCTCCCGTCATAGGGTAGCAAGAGATAATCAAACATATTCTGACAGCGCTGTGCTAGCTCGCTTTCACGATAGGTAGATAGGAGCTGAGGGCGTAGAATCAGCAAAGGAACTTGAGTTTTTTCGGCTAATGCCATTGTGGTACTACCAAATAGCCGCTCGTTGAGTACAGAGCGCGTTGGCATTCCAGAAAAGATAATGTCGGGCCGATGCTCTTTGACTGCTCGGACAATATTGTCCGACGCTCTCCCTGAAGCAACTTCAATCTTAACGGTGGTTCCATCTGGCACAGCAGATTGAGCCACCGCTAGCCGTTCACGAGCTGCCTCAACCCGCTCTTCGTCTACACAGGGAATCTCTCTAGAGGTCATCAGCGGCACATTGTGAAAAAACACAATATGGGTCATGCAACCTTTTGATAAATCTGGCACAAAGTCGACAAAGCGCTGAAGACTATCTGTAAAGTCAGTACAAATGAGCACACGCTTGAACATAGAGTCGCACCGATAAACTGCCTTGGATGGAATGTCGTCCTAGATGAAATTCCTCGATGGAATATTTAGGAGAGTCCTTAAACACTACCACCCCTTCTAAAGATAAACCTTATCCCTTTTGAACCGGATATAGCAGTTGAAAAAGTTCGTTAAGTATCGAATCCGGCAACATGCGAGCACGAGTGGGCACCCTAAGGATGGATTGCTCTTAGACCAACTCTTTGCTTAAACCATTGCTTGCTCTATCAAACCATTACTGCTCTATAGTTAAGAAAATAGCAAGAGTTAAGAAAATAGCAAGTAAGCAGATAGCAGCCCTTGCCTTGCCAGCTACTAAGTTTCTTCTGCCAGATTTTCACCGACAGCAAGATCAGTCCATAGGATAGCGTCGGTCAGCGTAGCCAAATCAACGCTAAAAAGACATACCGTAACAAATGAGGTAATAGATAATTGCCCATATATGTGGCAAAGTTGCCTTCTAGAAGCCAACTTCTACAAGGTTGGCAAATCCCTCTGGAAAATCGTCTAGAAAGCGTTTCATCTCTCTAGAACCAGACCTAAGGCATTCTATCTGCTTTCTTAATTCGCATCAAAAGACGAATGAGTGTCACTCCTGATAAAACGGCGATCGCACCCATGATTAGCGCTGCCAAAGTATATTCAAATATCAGCAGCAGTGTCGCTGAGAGGGTGAACGTACCAACTAGCAAAGTGTAGCTGTTCGCTAAAGACAGATCGCTGTTGCGACGAAGAATGCGATCGCTCTCAATAGAACGAACTCTCACCCGAATGTCACCTCGATCGAGTCGATCAAGCGTATCTTCTATACGTCTAGGCAAACTAAGCGCGGAGCTACCCACTTGCGCGGCTTGCCGACTAATCTCACCCAAAAGACCGTTGGGCTCACCAGGCATACCATTTGTCATAAGTTCTGTCGCGTAGGGTTTAGCGGCCTCCATAAAGTTGAACTCTGGGTCAAGCCCTTTACCTACCCCTTCTAGAGTCGAAAAAGCTCGCATCACGAACGTGAACGTCGCTGGAAATCGAAATGGTTGGTCATAGGCAACCGCATATAGATCATCGCTAATCGCCGTC
It includes:
- a CDS encoding anhydro-N-acetylmuramic acid kinase, which produces MRIIGLMSGTSVDGIDAVLTEITGEGYEIEVELVKGITYPYSDNVRSQILAICANQPVTLMELAALDDAIAQQFIQAIRALESDLTSIDLIGSHGQTLYHRPPSNSQLGYTQQLGRGDHIAAATGCMTISNFRVADIALGGQGAPLVPLIDACLLSQLENDVAVQNIGGIGNVTYLPAWDRGAKREDLKPESAPKNIMGWDTGPGNALLDWAVTTLSNGEKSYDQHGEWAAQGRSNQSLIDQWLQQSYFQLAPPKSTGRELFGADYARQCWQIARSQKLSPEDFLATLTDFTAATVELSYRQFLPQLPKEVLIGGGGSRNRFLMECLERRLPECKVHSTDDRHIDADYKEAIAFAVLAYWRWHGIPSNLPSVTGASRSCLLGEIWEP
- a CDS encoding serine/threonine-protein kinase yields the protein MIDSNAGRTVCDRYELIETIGQGSMGRVYLASDSLLGGIPVAVKFLSQTLLNENMRMRFLREAMTCAQLGQRSIHVVRVTDYGVNEDEVPFYVMEYLKGNNIGQVIQKKPLPVPRFLGLTRQILLGLKTAHSGISVDGKVVPIIHRDIKPSNILVTIDPSIGELVKILDFGIAKLLQEGDEQTSTFMGTLAYASPEQMEGRKLDNRSDIYSLGVMMYQMLASKLPVTPGNNTFGSWYKAHRLTEPEPLIKAYRIPKELNDVVMACLSKRRADRPSTVSDIIEALSPLEKRFGSSFQISQRISTTLSKLPIAQRDSPLPVGVTIARPLLSNELDLPSAPTKTAKAGNLHDALNQSPEAIPIDDLEAASQNHPKPTRSPNEQFYLEQKWPAEIPIAQVVFPRLLSQAGETAATLWAMMPNAEIEKRIRNTRYNNFICAMTPHPMVLWLSAFYNRNDGPRWMPCYLDLKKATSQAILWQLTQNRQYQILFFTLESPHHCSRVKKFNVATSQLKLLQNWAVSARQTASIGSPAETKALLRRELDNNLKPKVTMNFEAMHSEKQPAMDASLSFLK
- a CDS encoding TrkA family potassium uptake protein — encoded protein: MNISSLKFFKNLRATNRQFAVIGLGRFGRAVCLTLHGMGYEVMGIDSNESRVAQVLTDQIAAHAIQLDSTQPSALLEAGIPDFDTVIVAIGNYVQESIITTLNVKEAGVANVVAKASSEIHGKLLVRVGADHVVFPEHEMGCELARSLTRPGILDRFELDPDHSIVEVVVPQSFDGKTIMEVDLRNHYGLTLMAISKEDMKDDHDKFTINPSPVTRLKGGSLMVVIGDNAGIDKLPM
- a CDS encoding universal stress protein, translated to MFKRVLICTDFTDSLQRFVDFVPDLSKGCMTHIVFFHNVPLMTSREIPCVDEERVEAARERLAVAQSAVPDGTTVKIEVASGRASDNIVRAVKEHRPDIIFSGMPTRSVLNERLFGSTTMALAEKTQVPLLILRPQLLSTYRESELAQRCQNMFDYLLLPYDGSESADHLVDEVKTRIQADPGCATQTCLLSWVIDGGGRIPSSDLTKEAKSKLEKVAAQLRGLGSQIETEVRLGSPVEEILKSGEVHDISAIAVCTGKSKGLLKLTVPSFTSAMLRASWHPIVHFPRYGG
- a CDS encoding GuaB3 family IMP dehydrogenase-related protein; amino-acid sequence: MDIKIGRGKTARRAYGIDEIALVPGARTLDPQLADTSWQIGGITREIPIIASAMDGVVDVKMAVELSKLGALGVLNLEGIQTRYDNPNPILDRIASVGKTEFVPLMQELYAQPVRADLITKRIQEIKAQEGIAAVSLTPAGAVKFGKTVAEAGADLVFVQATVVSTDHLSPKAVTPLDLVSFCEEMPIPVLLGNCVTYEVTLKLMKAGAAGVLVGIGPGAACTSRGVLGVGVPQATAVADCAAARDDYQKESGRYVPIIADGGLVTGGDICKCIASGADGVMIGSPFARAQEAPGRGFHWGMATPSPVLPRGTRIEVGTTGSLQQILRGPAQLDDGTHNFLGALQTSMGTLGAKDLKEMQQVEVVIAPSLLTEGKVYQKAQQLGMGK